The Cellulomonas shaoxiangyii sequence GGTCCCCGGTCGCTCTGGCGCACCTTGAAGCGGACGCGGTCGCCCTCCTCCAGCGGCTCGCCGCCCCGCACCACCGACACGTGCACGAACAGGTCCGGGCCGCCGGCGTCCGGGGTGATGAAGCCGAAGCCGCGGTCCGCGTCGTAGCGGGCGACCACGCCCTCGCCGCCGCGCACCGCACCGCCGGACCCAGCACCGCCGAACCCGGCACCGCCGGAGCCCGACGGCCGGTCCGAGCGACCGCGGGGCGCCGCCGCCGGCGCACGGCGGGGCGCCGAGCCGCGGACGAGCCGCACGTCGAGGGCCTGCGGGCCCCGCTCGCTGTCGGCGACCTCGAACGCCACGCGGTCACCCTCGACCAGCTCGCGCACCCCGGCGGGCAGCGTCCGGGCGTGGACGAAGACGTCCTCGCCGCCGCCGTCGGGGACGATGAACCCGAAGCCCTTGTCCGGGTCGAAGAACGTCACGGTGCCGTCCGCGCCGTCGGACGCCACGGCCGGGGCGGCCTCGGGCCCGAGCGGCAGCAGGTGGTCCGCCTGCGGCCCCTTCTCCCCCGGCACGACGAGGAACGCGACCCGCTGACCCTCGGAGACCACGCCGCCGCCCACGATGGCCGAGCTGTGCACGAAGATCTCGGCGCCGGCGCCGTCGGGGGTGATGAAGCCGTACCCCTTGGCCGGCTCGTACCAGGACACGGTGCCGAGCACGCCGAGCTGTGCGTCGGCGGCCTGCTCGCCCGTGATGCGGACGTGGCGCGCCTGCGGTCCGCGGTCGCCCTCGCCGACCTCGAACTCGACCTCCTGCCCCTCGCGGAGCAGGCGCACACCGCCGTCACGGCCGACGATCTCGGACGCGTGCACGAACAGGTCCTCGGCGTCCTCCCCGAGGTCGAGGAAGCCGAAGCCCCGCTCGGCGTCGAACCAGCGGACAGTCCCCTTGGGCACGGTTGTTGACTCCTTCACGAACGACGGTTGCTGTCTCCTAGTGTCCCTGACGCGCGCAGCGGACTGGTGCCCGCGCGGACGGTCGTCACGTCGACGCCTTCGACCCGCACGACCGTGGTCGTCCGCGGCGCGGGACCCGGGAGCGTCGCCCCCGGTCGTTAGGGTGGCGCGCGTGACGGTGACGGCGCGGCAGGTGGCGGAGCGGATCGGCGCGCACGTGGGGGTGCCGCCGCGGCCGGTGACGGTCGACGGCTTCCTCGCCGGCGACCCGGACGCCCCGATCAGGGGTGTCGCCGTGACGGTGATGGCGACGCTCGACGTGCTGCAGCGCGCGGCCGCGCGGGGGCTCGACCTCGTCGTCACGCACGAGCCGCTCTACTTCGACCACCACGGCAGGTCGGATCCGGTCCTCGCGGCCGAGGCCGACCCGGTGTACGCGGCGAAGTCGGCGTTCGTCGCCGAGCACGGGCTCGTCGTCCTCCACCAGCACGACGCCTGGCACGACCGCCGCCCGGACGGCATCCTCACCGGCACCGCCCGGGCCCTCGGCTGGCTCGACGCCGAGCGGGCGGGCGACCCGGGGGTCTACGACCTGCCGCCCACGACGCTCGGCGAGCTGGCCGCGCACGTCGCGCGCTCCCTCGACGCCCGTGCGCTGCGCTACGTCGGCGACCCCGGCGCGCCCGTGTCCGCCGTCGGCCTGCAGCCCGGGTTCCTGGGGTTCGAGAAGAACCGGCACCTGCTCGCCCGGCCGGACGTCGACGTGATCGTCATCGGCGAGGGCCACGAGTGGGAGACGGGCGAGTACGCCGCCGACGCGGTCACCGCGGGCGTGTGCGCCGGCGTCGTGGTGGTGGGCCACACGCCGTCGGAGCAGGAGGGCATGGCCGAGTACGCCCGCCGGCTGACCGATCTCGTGCCCGAGGTCCCCGTCGAGCTCGTCGCCGCCGCCGACCACTACCGGACCGTCTCGGTCTAGGCACGCACCGCCGTCAGCGGGTGTCGAGATGCACGATGGTTCGACTGAACGGCGTCGATGGTCCGACTACCAAGCCAGCCGGCAGCAGGTCAGGTCCGTCCGCGCGGCGTCCCCGCCAGACCGAAGGGCTCGTGTGACACGCGAAGCGGCAGCGGACCTCGTCACGCTTGTCCGTGCCGTGAATCGTCGTCCCCTCGTGGTGGGTGTCGACGGTCAGAGCGGTGCCGGCAAGTCCACGTTCGCCCGAGCCGTCGTCCCTCTTCTCGCCGGCGCAGTCGTCGTCGAGGGCGACGACTTCTACCGCGACATGGACAGCCGCAGGCGTGCCGCACTCTCGCCCGCCGACGGTGTGCAGCACTACTTCGACTGGCAGCGCCTGCGGAGCGACGTCCTCGAGCCCGCCCGCCGCGGTGCCTCGACGCTGCGCTATCAGCGATACGACTGGGTGCTCGGGGCGATGGGTGGGTGGGTCGAGATGCCGATGCCCGACGTCGTCATCGTCGAAGGCGTCTACACGTTGCGGCCGCAGCTCCTCGATCTGGTCGATGTCGCGGTGTGGGTGGAGACACCCGAGGAGACCCGACTGCAGCGACAGCTCGAACGCGGCGAGAACACCGACGAATGGATCGCTCGGTGGCGCGCCGCCGAGGACCACTACGTGGCGAGCTGCGCCCCTCGTTCGGCGGCTGCGTTGCGGGTCCGGGGCGCCTGACCCGGTCCATCCGTCCCGCACCTCGACGCGGCGCTCGACGGTCTCGACGTGATGCTCGCCGCGCCCGGTCCCACCGGCGACAACCGCTGGGACGCGCTGCTCGCCGGCGCCGTGCGGTACCGGCTGCGACTCATCGACCGCCCGGCGCCGGCATGGACCGTGCGCGACCCCCTGCCCGCGTGGTGGTGGCCCGGCGGCCGCGGCGCCCGCGCGGTCCTCGCCATGCAGCGGACGCCACCCGAGCTGTCCCGCCTCGGCATCTGGTTCGACGCCCGGAACTTCACGACCGCATGACGACGGACCCGGCGCTCTCGCGCGAGGACATCCACCGGCTCCTCACGGAGGTCGGCGCCTACCTGCACGTGCGGCGCTGGACGGCGACGGTGTACGTCGCGGGCGGCGCCGCCATGTCGCTGCTGTTCGACGGGCGCACCACCACGCGCGACATCGACGCGGTGTTCCGCTCCGACCGCGGACAGCTGGAGGCGGCGGTCCGCGACGTGGCGGTCCGCCACGGCCTGCCTGTCGACTGGCTGAGCGACCGGGTCACGCGGCACGTCCCGGACGCGGACGACACGAGCGCGACCGAGCTGGTCGTCCCCGGCCTGCACGTCCTGGTCTCCTCCGAGCGGCACCTGCTGGCCATGAAGATGCTCGCGGGCCGCGAGCGCGACGTCCCCGACCTCGCGCTCCTCTTCGCGCGCCTGGGCATCACGACCCCCGCGCAGGCCGTGGCGATCACGGATGAGGTGTTCGGCGACACGTACCCCGTGGAGCGGCCGCCGGTCGAGTACCTGGAGGCCCTCGCGGCCGACGTCCTCGACGAGGGCTGACCCGCTGCGGCTCCCGGCACGTCGGCGGGTGTGCACCGCGCCATCCTGCCCGGCGCCGCCCTCGCTCACACCGCGTTCGCCACGTCGGCGACAAGGACCTCCGGCCGCGACGCGTGGTGTCGGACACCACTCGCCTCGCCCGGAGGCCCTCGTCCCTGTCGGCGACGTCCACGCGCACCGCACGTCGAACGAGCGCCGCGCCTACGCGACGGCCGTCGCCAGGCGCGTCGTCCGGCGTGCCGCCAGGGCCGTCGCGACCAGCGCAAAGACCACCACGGCCGCACTGACGACGCCGTACGACGGCACGTCGACCACCGGCGGCCCGTTCAGCACCCCGGCGCTCACGCCGATCAGCGCCGGCACCACCGCGACGGTGCCGACCACCCACGCCGTCAGTCCCGTGATCACGGCCTCGACGGTGGTCATCGCCATGAGCTGGCGGCGGGTGGTGCCGGTGCGGTGCAGCAGCGCGAGCTCGTCGCGGCGCGCCACGGTGGTCATGGCCAGCGTGCTCGCCGCACCGACCGCCACGACGGCGAGCAGCAGGAGGAGCAGCGCGGTGCCGATCTCGTTCTCGCCGCCGGCCGACTGCATCGCCGTGGCGACGTGGGTCTCGGGGTCGGCCGCCGTCGTCCCGAGGGCCGTGATCGCCGCGGTGACGTCCGCGACGTCCGCACCGGGGGCGAGGTCCACGAGCACGGTGTCGGCCACCACGGGCAGCCCGTGGGCCTCGGCCGTCGCCGGACCGGTGATGAGGCCGGCGACGCCCAGGCCGCGCGAGAACACCGCGACGACGGTGGCGTCGACCGTGTCCTCGCCGAGCCGGAGCGTGAGCGTCTCGCCCAGGCCGGCACCCGACGTGAACGCCGTGTCGCTGCTGACGGCCACCGTGTCAGGCGCGTCGAGGCCCGTGAGGGAGCCGTCGACGACGTCCGGGTCCAGAGCGGTCGAGCCGGCCGGGACGACGCGCAGCGCGGTCGCCTCCCAGCCCAGCGCGCCGCCCTCGGCGTCGGTGCGCAGCTGCGCCGGGACGGTCCCCAGCGGGACGGCCGCCGCGACGCCCGGCACCTCCGCCACCTCTGCGGTCAGGTCCTGCGTCGCACCCTCGGTGGGCGTCACGACGAGGTCCGCGGTGACCGCGGCGACGAACTCCTGCTGCGCGGCCGTCGTGATCGCGCGGTTCACGCTCGTCTGGACGGTCGCCGCGGCGACCACCAGTGCGAGGGGGACGACCACGGTCGTCAGCCGCCGCGAGAAGCCGCGCACGTTGCGGACGGCGAGCATCGTGGCCGGGCGACCACCGGGACGCATCCGTGCCAGGCGGTCGAAGATCCAGCCGACGAGGACAGGGCCGGCGAGCGCCGCGGCGCCGATCAGCAGGAACGCCGACAGCGAGGCCGCGGCACTCCCCATCACGCCCGGCACCCACAGGGGCGAGAAGGCCGCGCCGAGGCCGCCGAGGGTCATGGCCAGGGCGGTCAGCCGACGCCCTGTCCCGACCTGCCGGTCCTCCACCGCGCTCTGCTGGAGCGCCGCGGTCGGTGCGGTACGGGCGGCCTCCCGGGCGCCGAGCCGGCCCACGGGCACCGCGGTGACCGCGATGAGCGCGACGGCGGCGAGGACGGGCAGCGGCGACAGGGACGAGCTGAAGTCCGGCGCGACCATCTCGCCCCGCACGAGCAGCGGGTCGAGGAGCCGGGCGCCGAACAGGCCCGCGAGCGCCCCCAGCGGGGCGGCGACGAGCGACACCACCGCGACCTCGATGGTGACGGTGCGCCGTACCTGCGACGGGGTGGCACCGACCGCACGCAGCAGCGCGAACTCACGACGCCGGCTGCGCAGCGCGAGGCTGACGGTCGCCGCGACGACCATCACCACGACGACGATCAGCGTGCCGGCGTAGGAGGAGGCGAGGGCGACGAGCAGCCCCCCGGAGGCCGCGTCGCCGCCGGACTGCGTGCGCAGTCCCGACTCGAAGAGCACGCCCGTGACGGCGAGGACGGCCGCGGCGACGGCCAGGACGACGGCGGTGCCGGCGAAGGCCCCGCGGTGGGCGCGGACGCCCGAGGACGCGAGCTGCCACATGGTGCTCACCGGCCCTTCGTGAGGAGGCGAGCGGTGACCTGCTCGGCGGTGGGGCGCTCGAGCTGGTCGACGACCAGCCCGTCCGCGAGGACGACCACGCGCTCGGCGGCGGCCGCGACCCCGGCGTCGTGCGTGACGATGACGACGGTCTGCCCGAGCTCGGCGGCCGTGTCGCGCAGCACCTGGAGCACGGCGGCCCCGGTGCGGGAGTCCAGCGCGCCCGTCGGCTCGTCGGCGAAGACGACGGCGGGCCGCGTGACCAGCGCACGGGCGATCGCGACCCGCTGGGCCTGCCCACCGGACAGCTCGCCCGGCAGCCGGTCCATCAGCTCCGGCACGCCGAGGAACTGCAGCAGCGCCGACTCCCACGCCGCGTCGACCTGGCGGCCCGCGAGCACGAGCGGCAGCCGGACGTTCTCGCGTGCCGTCAGGTGGCCGATGAGGTTGTAGGACTGGAAGACGAAGCCCACGTGCTCGCGACGGAACCGGGTGAGGTCGTCGGGGCGCAACGTCGTCAGGTCGTGACCGCCGACGACGACCGAGCCGCGGCTGGGCGTGTCGAGCCCCGCCGCGCAGTTCAGGAGGGTGGACTTGCCCGAGCCGGACTGACCGACGATGGCGGTCACCGAGCCGGCGAGCAGCTCCAGGGACACCCCGCGCAGCGCGTGGACGGGCTCGCGGGCCGGGTAGGTCTTGTGGATGTCGACGAGGCGGACGGCGGTGCCCGTCACCTCAGCCGTGGTGAGGGTGGCCATGATGTGCTCCTGGGATCGAGGTCGCGTCGTGCTGTCGATCTCGAACCTAGGAACCGGGCGGGGTGCCCATCGAGCCTCGGAAGGAGGCCCCGGCAGGGTTCCATCCTTCGATGGAGGCGCCCCCGCCGACGTCAGCCGCCGACGTCGACGACGCCGTTCTGGTACGCCCACACGACCGCCTGCAACCGCGACTTCACGCCCAGCTTCGGCATCACCCGGGCCAGGTGCGACTTCACGGTCGACACCTCCAGGAACAGCTCCCGCGCGATCTCGTCGTTGGACATGCCCTGCGCCAGCAGCAGGACGATGTCGAGCTCGCGCGCCGTCAGCAGCTCGCTCGCGCGCGCGGCCGTCACGGGCTGCGTCCGGCGGCGGGTGACGACCTCGCGCAGGACGCGCCGGGTCAGCGCGTTAGCGAGCATGCCGTGCCCCGCGGCGACCGACCGGACGGCCTCGATGAGCGTCGCGGGCTCGGCGTCCTTGAGCAGGAAGCCCGACGCGCCGGCCTCCAGCGCGCCGAACAGGTACTCGTCGACGTCGAACGTCGTCAGGATCAGGACGGGGATCGGGTCGTCGACGCCGGGACCGCACAGCTCCCGCGTCGCGGTGATGCCGTCCTTGCCGGGCATGCGGATGTCCATGCACACCACGTCGGGCCGCAGCGCGTGCGCGAGCTCCACGGCGGTCCCGCCGTCGGCCGCCTGCCCGACGACCTCGATGCCCGGCTCGGTCGCGAGCATCGTGGCCAGCCCCATGCGGACGAGCGGCTGGTCGTCCGCGACCACCACGCGCACGGCCGAGGCGACCTCGCTCATGCGTCCTGCCCTTCGCTCGTCGTCGGCGCACGGTCGGCGGCCGGGGGGACGGCCGCCGAGACGGTCGCGGAGACGGTCGCGGAGACGGTCGCGGGGACCGACAGCGTGACCTGCCAGCCGCCGTCGAGCGTCGGCCCGTACCGCAGGGTGGCGCCGGTCAGCTCGGCGCGCTCGTGCATCCCGACCAGACCGTAGCCGGGGTCGTGGTGCGCGGGCGCCTCCCCCGCACCGGGCGGGCCGTTGCGGACCACCACCTCGACGCGGCCCTCGTCGTGCGCGTCGAGCCGCACGTCGCAGCGCGCACCGGGCGCGTGACGGGCGGCGTTCGCGAGCGCCTCCTGCACGACCCGGTACGCCGCGAGCTGCGCCAACGGGCCGACGGCCCCGGACGCCGCGACCTGCGCCACCGGGCCCGTCGAGGTGAGCGAGACCGCCAGCCCCGCCTCCTGCGCCCGCGCGACGAGGTCCCCGATCCCCGCCAGGGTCTCCATGCGCACCGGCCCGCCGGGCTCCACCGGCACGTCGACGTCACGCAGCAGCACGACGAGGTTGCGCAGGTCCCGCAGCATCGCGGTGCTCTGCTCGCGCACCTGCGCGACCGCGACCTTGGCACCGTCCGGGTCGACGTCGATCTGGCGCCCGATGGCCGCGGTCATCACGGCGATGCCCGACAGGTGGTGCGCGGCGATGTCGTGCAGCTCGCGCGCCATCGCGGTCCGCTCCCGCTCGACGGCGACCTGCACGAGCGCGTCGCGCTCGCGGCTCTGCGCCTCGGCGGTGCGCGCGAGCGCGTCCACGGCGTCCTGCCGCGCCGCGACGACGCTCGCCAGCACGAACGGGAGGCCGACGGCGGCCACGCCCTGCAGCAGACCCGCGACGACGACGGCCAGCCCGCCGGCGCCGTTGCCGACCTCGGAGCCCGCCACCCCCGCGGCCACCAGCGCCCCGGCCGCGACCAGGGTCGGGGTGAGCCGACGGGCGGGTCGTGCCAGGACGGCCCGGTACGCCGCGACCAGCACCGGCAGGAGGCCGACCCCGACGGCCTCGCCGAGCGGCATGAGCGCCGGGACCCCGGCGGCGACGGCGAGGAGCCCGACGCGCGGGTGCGCACCCGAGGCGCCGAGCGCCGCCGCCTGCAGCGTCAGCACCGCCACCGCCGCCCACCACGCGACGTCGCCGAACCCGGGCACGCCGCGCGCGGCCGACGGGTCCGCGTCGTTCAGGACCACGGAGGCGGCGAGCAGCCCCACCGACAGCAGCCAGCAGGCCGCCGGGACGACGTACGTCGCCCGGCGGCCGCTGTGAGCAGGACGCTCGATCACGGTCGTCACGATAGGGGCGACGCCTCGAGCGGGCGGGTGGTCTCCACGGGGCGGGCGATCTGCTCGTCGCGCTCCGGGTGGTACCCCAGCCGCCCCCGGGTGGCCACCAGGGTGACGACCGCTCCGACGGCCGCAGCCAGCAGCAGCGCGCCCTGGATGTTGTCGTAGTCGTCCCCGATGAGCGGGAACATGTCCGCGATGACGAGGCTGGCGTAGGTGTTGATGCTCACGTGCAGCAGCATCGCCATCGGCAGGCTCTGACCCGTCCGGTTGAACACCCAGGTCATGACGACGTTGAACAGGACGCAGAAGGCGATGAACGCCACGGGCCGCAGCCAGTGGAGGGTGTCCCAGTGGCCCCACTGGGTCAGGTACAGCGGCAGGTGCCAGACGCCCCACAGGACGCCGATGCCCACGGCCGCGACGAGCGCTCCGAAGCGGCGCTGCGCGCGGGGGAGCGCGAAGTCGCGCCAGCCCGGCTCCTCGGCGAGGCCGGTCGTGAAGACCTGCATGACGAGGAACGGCAGGTACTGGACCAGGGTCTGCATCGGCACGGCATCGACCTGACCGCCCCCGGCGACGAACGACGCCAGCAGCAGGGCGGCAGGGGTGCCGACGAGGATGCCGACGTACCAGCGCCAGTTGACCTTCCACTTCGTCAGCCGCCTCAGCCAGGCGCGCACACCGGCACGCCCCTCGGTGACGGCGGTGACGAAGAACGCGGCGCCGATGGGTCCGAGGAACGCGCCCGGCAGCATCGCGAAGAGCTGCCAGCCGTCGTCCCCGCCGGGGACCTGGATGTCCCAGACGCCGAGCCCGTAGGACCCGAGGACCAGCGGGATCCACGCGAGCCAGCTGCCGGCGATCGCCAGCACGACGAACGACAGGAGGGGGTGGCGCCGGACGACGTCCAGCACCCCTCCTCGGCGGGGTGGTGCGTCTGCCTGAGCAGGGAGGACGCTCATCGGAGTTCCCTTTCGTCGAGGTCGGTGTGACGTGACTCGACGCTAGGAATCCGCGACCCGGTGCCGCGCCGGGCGCAGGGTGGAACCCCGGACGTTGCATCGAAGGATGCAGGCGGTACCCGCAGGACGGCTCGGGTCCGGCGGCGGCTTCGGTGCGGCGTCCCGCTCGAGCCGTGGTCGGCGTCGCGCAGTTCCTGGCGGTACGTCCCGTTCCTCCCTAGGGTGGGTGGCCGCGCCGTCCTCTCGTTCGCCGGACGCGCGCGCTCATGGGGTGACGGCGGGGGACGCACCCGGTGAGACCGACGGCTCCCCGCCGAAGGGGACAACGATGCGCTCCAGCCTCACGACCACCCTCGCCGCCGTCGCGGCGTTCACCCTCCTGACGGCCGTGCCGGCCTCCGCGCACGACACGCAGGGGCACGGGCACGACCGCCACCACCCCGACCGCCCCACGACGTACCTGCTCGACCCGTCCGGCCCCGCGGCCGACGACGTCTACCCGGAGGGCGTCGCGGTGCGCGGCGACGACTTCTTCGTCAGCAGCACGACCGACGGCACGATCTACCGCGGCGACCTCGACGAGCCCACCGCGACGCCGTTCCTGCTCGGCGGCCAGGACGGCCGGACCTCCGCGATCGGCGTGAAGGTCGACGGCCGGACGCTGCTGATCGCCGGTGGTGCCACGGGCCGCGTGTGGGCGTACGACCTCAGGACTCGTGCGCTGACCGGGTCGTGGCAGGTCGTGCAGGACGGCACGCCGGCGTTCGTGAACGACCTCGCGGTGAGCCCCCGGGGCGACGTGTACGTGACGGACTCCGTGCGCCCGGCGCTGTACCGGATCGACGCGCACGAGCGCCGGACGACCGGGACCGAGCTCCTGGAGCCCTTCGTGTCCTTCGACGGGACGGCACTGGCGTACAACGACGGCTTCAACGTCAACGGCATCGCGATCTCGCGCGACGGCCGGCACGCGGTCCTCGCGCAGACGAGCACGGCGACGCTGTTCCGCGTGGGCCTCACCGACCGCAGCGTCGAGGCGATCGACCTCGGCGGGGAGCCGGTCAGCGGTGACGGCCTCCTGCTCGACGGCCGCCGGCTGCAGGTGGTGGAGTGGCTGGGCGACGAGTCCTCGATCGTGACGGTGGACCTCGACCGGGGGTACGCCTCCGGCACCGTCGTGTCCCGCACGAGCGACCCGTCCTTCGACGACCCGACGACCATCGCCCGGGCCGGCCGCAGCCTGCTGGTGGTCAACAGTCAGTTCGGCACCCGCGCCGCGGGCGGGACGCCGGAGCCGTTCACGGTGTCGCGCATCCCGGTGCCCTGACGGCGGCCCGGGCCGACCGTGCGCCCACGGACGCGCCGCCGTGGCGTCAGGCCGTGCGCAGCGCCAGCAGGAACTGCCCGCCGCCCGGCTCGACCTGCGTCGCGACGGCCAGGTCGGGGGCGAAGCGCGACAGCCGGTCGACCAGCCACGCGGCGGCCTGGTCGGCGTCCGCGCGGCTCGGGCAGCGCGCCACCACCTCGCGTCCGCCCTTGCGCCGCAGCCGCTCCACGGTCTCGGCGATCGGCGCCGGGTCGACGACGAAGAGGTCGGGCGACCACGGCACGACCGCCTTGACCGCGCCCTTGCGGGTGTTGCAGGCGCGGTGGGCGAGCCGCTCCAGGGTCGCCGCGCCCTTCTTGGGCTTGGCGACGGCGCCGAGGTCGACGCTGGGGCCGCGGTCGGAGTTGACCGAGGCGTCCGGGTCCACCGGCTCGTCGCACAGCCAGCAGCGCCACGAGTCCCGGTCACCGACGACGCTCAGATTGCTCATGCGCGCACCGTAGCCTCCCGGCCCCGTGCGCCCGTCCTCAGACGACGACCAGCTCCGTCCCGTCGGGCGAGTGGTCCGCCAGGCTCTCGCTGTGGATCGCCGGGTCGTCGTAGGTGTTCCAGTAGTACGTGTTCGTCCTGGACGAGAAGAGGCCCGTGTAGATGGTCTTCTCGAACTCGCCGGAGCCCATCGCCGCGCAGCCGTCGACCATCGCGACCTGCTGCAGCGTGTGGAACGCGCGGCTGACGTTCTCCTCCTCGCTGGCCTTCGTCGGGTAGTGCTCGTTGACGTAGGCCGCACGGACGAAGCGGGACGGCGAGTAGTAGTCACCGGGCACCCCCCGCATGTGCGAGCCCGAGCCGAACGGGGTCAGGCTGGCCCGGCCGAGCTCGGTCGCCTCGGGGAACTCCGGCGAGGTGTTGAGGTAGTTGCGCAGGTTCTCGTGGTGCCACGCGAACCCGGGCTGGTTCGCCAGGACGTCGACGTCGTCGTCGAAGACGTGCATCCCGTCGCTCGTGTGCTCCACGACGATGGCGCGCGTCGCGTCGCCGATGATCCAGTGGAGCAGCGAGCTCGGGTACTTCTCGTTGATCGGCTTGTCGACGATCGCCACGTCCTTCAGCGCCGCCTGCACCTCGTCGACGCTCGCGAACTGCGAGGCGACCCAGAGCGGGAACTCGTACGCCGCGACGTTGGTCTTGCCGTCGACGGGCCCGGGCGCGTAGGACGCGTAGCCGGGGAAGTTGAGCCCCGCCACCGCCAGCCCCGCGTCGTTGCCACAGTCGAAGTAGAGCGGTGTGCCCTCCTCCACGATGCCCATGCCGATGGTCGCGTGCCGGATGCTCGGCACCGCCCCGAACGGCGACGTGGGGACGAACCCGGTGGGAGTCACCACCACCCGCTCCCCGTAGCCGCTCGTCCAGTCGAGGTTTCGCGCGAGGTAGAGGTTGCCGCTAC is a genomic window containing:
- the bsh gene encoding choloylglycine hydrolase produces the protein MCTGIRFSDGSGNLYLARNLDWTSGYGERVVVTPTGFVPTSPFGAVPSIRHATIGMGIVEEGTPLYFDCGNDAGLAVAGLNFPGYASYAPGPVDGKTNVAAYEFPLWVASQFASVDEVQAALKDVAIVDKPINEKYPSSLLHWIIGDATRAIVVEHTSDGMHVFDDDVDVLANQPGFAWHHENLRNYLNTSPEFPEATELGRASLTPFGSGSHMRGVPGDYYSPSRFVRAAYVNEHYPTKASEEENVSRAFHTLQQVAMVDGCAAMGSGEFEKTIYTGLFSSRTNTYYWNTYDDPAIHSESLADHSPDGTELVVV